The sequence attgttgttgttgttgttgttgttgttgtccttcttcttttgttttattattattattataatttaaaattaaataaattaaattatcaaaacaaatatcaataaataaacaacTAATATTTGgagatgattttaataaataatataactgttcaattgaaattggtatatttgaatttgagtAACCTTTTATTGAATTGAAAACCAAtggattaattaaataaatctctTTGAATGGTATAAAATATGTTGATAAATTTTGAGTTTGATAATCCTGttgattgaaataattttttattgagTAAATGTGACATTCAAAATAATCGATTTTTATCTTTGATAATAGTTCTAAATACGTGTACGGATTTTGTGAGATTGTTTTCAATTTATCAAGAGATACACTTATAACATGATCAACTTGTTCAGAACCATATGGTTTAATTcttgattttataaaatttgaataaaaattattatcatttttattcttttcatattgattatcatcatcataatcatcattatcatcaggattattttcatttgataaaattggtggttttatttgaatgatttctttaaatttcattctttgagataattgaaataaatcaGAATATGAAATATTCGAAAtggttattttaataatgttttcatttggtaattttaatgtttttacaAATTCTGATTCATAAATTACATCAATAAGTATTCTTTTTAGTGATTTTAATTCTCTTATTagcaaattcaatttttcattatattcttttaattgttgtgaATGTTTgaactttttttgattaataattaaatatttaatattacttttttttattatacaatatttattattattactattattgggtataatatttgaaaatctaTAATCTAATATATCAATTCTACTAGATATTGTAGTGAACCAATACCAACACACTCTtgttaaagttttaaaaataaacttttctttatttgatttctcttgattttcaattaactcctttttttttttataataatcataaataattttagaaattatatttttttgaatataatttgggaatattatatttttcattttatattaaaaaaaaaaaaaaaaaaaaaaacaaaatcaattttgattttttgattaatttgcgaattttttttttttttttttgaaaatttaaaacttaattcaaataatacacCTGTTCtaacaaataatatagttattattttgaaaaattagattaattaaataattaaattttaaaatatataaatcttgtatttttttttttttattatttttttttttatttttatatttatatatatatattttttttttttttttttttttttttttttaacttaaATCAGTTTGACAAAGTGGACAATTACTTTTATGACTAGTTTGGAACCATTTATAAATACAACCAGCATGAAATTTATTCTTACAAGTTTTACATTGGAATTTTGGAATTGTACCATTGTGAAACATTGAATAACAGATTGGACAAACTTCAACACCTTGGAAATGTTTATCTAAAGAATTTTTCCAAAGTAAACAAGCATCTAAAACAGTACCATCTTGAGTTAGCAATAAAGATGTCATTGATAATAACCATTGTCTCCATTGTGATTCTGAAACACCAACTCTCTTTGAAAATTCTACAGTTAACACACGCAATGGATAATTATCAGAGATGAAGAGTACTAATGAAATGGTCatttcatctttttcataAGAGGCAGTAACCTCTTTACTTGAGGTTGAACCTTTAATTTGGAATTTAGCATCACTACTATCGCTATCAGTACAACGATAAGAATTTACTCtttgaatttcattttgaaTGATAATTGGACTAATGAAACGAGTGATATAactttgaatttgttgattcATTTTAGAATTGGTTGAATTATCATCAGCCCATCTACGTACCATACTTGGTAAATAATTAACCAAtgaataaaaacaatttgaacATAATTTTTGAATCATTCTATAAGtaattaattgatcattatcaataattgaaaatggaaattcaattgaataattattaccattattatcggttgttgttgttgttgttgttaatggtgattcatctttattaataaatgggaatatttgatttaagaACAATGTAactttttgaatattattatcatttaaccaaccatttaaaattgaacgtctatttaaatcaatctttgaataatttaataataataaattccaACACATTAATTGACCCATTGAAAtactattaattaattgattatctTTTGATTTCTTCATTGGTTTAAATGTTGAATCGAAATctaataaaatcttttcaaatatattactaaataaaataaaactaactttttcttcaccatcatcgttgttgttgttgttgttgttgttttcattttctaataAGAATGATTTCACTAATTGAGTATTTTCATTACCAAAATAAGATTCCAATAAATTGTAAGAAGTTTTCTTTAtacctttattattataaatacttGTACTATAATTaaatgttgataataattcaattaaattatctaaTTTAGTTAATGATAtcttatattttatatcattCGACATTTTCATAAATGTATTTGAATATAATTCTAAAATATAACTTGAATCACttgtattaccattattattattacttctACTATTACTAACTCTATTTaaccaattatttaaaattaaaattgaatgatcaatttgaaattgatcaCCAATACCtggtattataaatttaatattatcatttgaaattataatattataaattttcaatgattgatattcaattaaattacgatattgttgataataataatttgatttaaatttattgaatgATAGTAATgtgaaattatttgataaccaaattgataaaaatgattgaacAAATTGTGATTGgttatttgataaataaattggttgttttgatttattcGAATTTATATTGGAAATGTATTgaataacaattaaaatgaaattcaaaCAAGAGAGTTCAACCTCtttcataaataaaaattcaagtTCAGGTTCTTGTTGTTTAATAATTGCACTTTTAATCTTTGAATTCCATTGTTGAATagtttgaattaaatttaataatgttaaccattctttttcctttaatatttcattatcatcttgtgtaatttgttgttgttctttttgtgattgttgatgttgttgctgttgtctTTGAATAACtattgatgataaaattgataattgaattgaaatggatttaaaatttgttggaATTGAACTTGATAATTGacttaattgattaattgacCATTGTTTATaagattcaattgattctttttgtaaaattggtaataaaatttgaactaaattcaattgtctaattgaatcaattgaattaccattatcatcattatcaatctttattgaatttaataatgctgatttcaatttcattgatGATGTTGGTAAACAAGCATCACTTGTAATATAATCAATGAATAATGCCAATAGAACGGAATAaataccaccattattaccatcaccaccaacatTTGATACTAAacaattgaaccaattacaattgaaaatttcgTCACcataaaatttaaacaatgattcaataaattgatttaataaatttgttgaattattttcaataaattctaaaatttgTTCATTTGTTGACACTACTACTGCTGTTGTTattgtagtggtggtggtggtggttgtggttggaGTTGGTGGTAATTGATTATCTCCATTAAcgaataataaatttaataataataattcaatgctgttattattttctttattagaatatttaatgaatttttcTAAACCAAACGATTCAATAActttaaagttaaaaattaaaacctttaataatttatcagttGAGAAAGTGGTGCTATCGTTATTGTCTTTGTTGGAACCATAATtatctaataaataaaatggtgTAATTCTATTGTATCTAAAccaagatattttaatttgatctTTTGAATTGATTACTAATTGATTTGAAGTAAACTCTTTTATGAAATAAGAATACAATTGATcgtcgtcatcatcatcatcaccattttcatcatGACGGTAGCTACcacttttaattaatttaatagcacaatttgataaaaaatttaaatttaaattatcatttgtaATGATAGTACTACTATTTCTATCAAtggattcaattaataatgataaaatgaatttatcattttcaatgttTGAAGTTGTTGAGAATAGATattcatcaattgaattacattttgatttaaaaccaGATAAACTTGGacgattattaatttcaatattaaatttacaccattcaattaataatgattctaatgattttgatttaaatcttgatgaaaataataattttgataattcaactaaataatcaattgaaacatcattatcatcactatcatcatcattattattatcgccgcctttatcattatcattaaatactaaatttaattgtaccattgtatttataatatcaaccaatttattataaacccatttaattaa comes from Dictyostelium discoideum AX4 chromosome 2 chromosome, whole genome shotgun sequence and encodes:
- the rnf160 gene encoding RING zinc finger-containing protein encodes the protein MGKDRDKGFRGAKYNPSSSGEANTLMGSQSSGFIGFSAFSSNLTNATDPDYYQVEPEYKVLLKKLQKKDSISRIKGLEELNSKFQKINIEDAEFNISSISPLMNAWEFMYKRLVNDDDRNVRDLASQCLGSIGSRIGKHLGPHVKQLLGPWIVAICDQNDQSINNALLSFQNIFPEKKRKDVFKFGHDEALTYLCENLQETPQTIGDSKSISQEILQERYERCISNSLLAIEYLINNTTATATDSSSSSSTTTTTTTTNNTGNTEIYEKIFESQFFSFFQSKSSNIRKTAYRVLTTVIKKLAGYVEKNFKDFSSKVLGLFSEKDSSTHLYMWDAIISFLQQYGDKAWSNVDVRKHVLPRLWAFLRSGCYGSFELSYPSILPLLTFIPNSIVIGSPSPSPSPSPNTNIDIGFFKELFTNLEKGLEVVDNPRQYGNPNSVDRPSNLLLSCYLECLIYSSKKWGQQYQQINDYLIDTLLFNFYNNHFNLEHSCFSEKLFIEKLLESTIKLANLSNSNLLKIQNLFNSNSFINFNNKENLLNNNEPITTDNNNNNNNNSSPIIKKQEKIIQPISKETLISRLNTFIIVCSNNNNSNNSNNNNVIQVIIKRLFNLACDNLNSNQELSIKILDFILGNYKIDQIISNGLDDIKKIITQLALALNESLLSTGGLNLGVGGDLVSVIVGLLALVPDEDEIKLIWSQILQIFLDSINNNNNNSKKKNNRSNLITNTTNSLVHLINSASNKINRNLLLSTTLFKSIKIQDKKQLQLIKSILFNNNNNNNNEFSPIIPNESVELLIKWVYNKLVDIINTMVQLNLVFNDNDKGGDNNNDDDSDDNDVSIDYLVELSKLLFSSRFKSKSLESLLIEWCKFNIEINNRPSLSGFKSKCNSIDEYLFSTTSNIENDKFILSLLIESIDRNSSTIITNDNLNLNFLSNCAIKLIKSGSYRHDENGDDDDDDDQLYSYFIKEFTSNQLVINSKDQIKISWFRYNRITPFYLLDNYGSNKDNNDSTTFSTDKLLKVLIFNFKVIESFGLEKFIKYSNKENNNSIELLLLNLLFVNGDNQLPPTPTTTTTTTTTITTAVVVSTNEQILEFIENNSTNLLNQFIESLFKFYGDEIFNCNWFNCLVSNVGGDGNNGGIYSVLLALFIDYITSDACLPTSSMKLKSALLNSIKIDNDDNGNSIDSIRQLNLVQILLPILQKESIESYKQWSINQLSQLSSSIPTNFKSISIQLSILSSIVIQRQQQQHQQSQKEQQQITQDDNEILKEKEWLTLLNLIQTIQQWNSKIKSAIIKQQEPELEFLFMKEVELSCLNFILIVIQYISNINSNKSKQPIYLSNNQSQFVQSFLSIWLSNNFTLLSFNKFKSNYYYQQYRNLIEYQSLKIYNIIISNDNIKFIIPGIGDQFQIDHSILILNNWLNRVSNSRSNNNNGNTSDSSYILELYSNTFMKMSNDIKYKISLTKLDNLIELLSTFNYSTSIYNNKGIKKTSYNLLESYFGNENTQLVKSFLLENENNNNNNNNDDGEEKVSFILFSNIFEKILLDFDSTFKPMKKSKDNQLINSISMGQLMCWNLLLLNYSKIDLNRRSILNGWLNDNNIQKVTLFLNQIFPFINKDESPLTTTTTTTDNNGNNYSIEFPFSIIDNDQLITYRMIQKLCSNCFYSLVNYLPSMVRRWADDNSTNSKMNQQIQSYITRFISPIIIQNEIQRVNSYRCTDSDSSDAKFQIKGSTSSKEVTASYEKDEMTISLVLFISDNYPLRVLTVEFSKRVGVSESQWRQWLLSMTSLLLTQDGTVLDACLLWKNSLDKHFQGVEVCPICYSMFHNGTIPKFQCKTCKNKFHAGCIYKWFQTSHKSNCPLCQTDLS